Genomic DNA from Solanum dulcamara chromosome 4, daSolDulc1.2, whole genome shotgun sequence:
CAACATGTATGAAATACATAAACTAAATTCTCtccaattaattattttatgctgTTAATTTCTCGCAGAATTTGAGGGCTCCCTTGGCTAGTTCTGATGCTTTCAAAGCAGTACTGAAATTATTGTGATTCTATAATACTTCTGCAGGCAGAGTCAGAAGTGTCCAGATTGCAGGCAATGAAATCAACAAAAATGAAAGAGGTTCTTCTGAGAAAGAGGCTGGAGTTGGAGGAAATCTGTAGGAAGGCACATTTGGTTATTGAAACAAAAAGTTCAGTCGACTTTTCTGTTGAAGCTATAGAATCTGGTAACtttttcctgttatgatacagtcATCAAGGTCACATGTAGCTACTTCTAACCAAATGCATTTTAACTGAATCATTTCTGTGATAATTCGTGGATTATTTGTATGCCTAAGCAAATTGATTTCTTGgaagaaatatatttaatttctaATATGCGTGAATGTTTGTTGTATTTCTCAAGTGGTAATGCTATAATTTGTAGGCGCAATTGATCCTTCATATCTGCTTGAGCAAATAGAGGTCCAGATTTCCAAGGTTAAAGAGGAAGCTTTTAGTAGGAGAGAGATTCTTGAAAAGTTAGAGAAGTGGTTGGCTGCATGTGACGAGGAGTGTTGGTTGGAGGAATACAGCAGGGTTGGACattgttcaaaaaaaaaaagattttttggcATATGTTCTGTCTCATACTTCTGTTTCTAATATGTTTCATTTTAGGATGAAAATCGTTACCATGGTGGAAAAGGTACACATCGTAATCTGAAGCGAGCTGAGAAAGCTCGAGTTCTTGTCAACAAAATCCCTGGTATGGAACCTATTTTCTGTTCCCCGTATATCCCatcattaaaatttgatttttctaATAGAAATGATCTTCCTAGATTTTGATATTACTTCTAAGTGTTCTTTGAGTTAGCTTACTGCATTACAAGTGTACTCTAAGAATACAGATACCAGAAAATAAGAGTTTACTCATCTGTGTGGCTTCTGAAAATATGTTATGCGAATCAATTATAGGTTATCACGAACAAATCACTTACATTGTCGCATGTCTGTTTAGTGTGCCAATCAAACTTGATCAGTTCGATAAGAAATCTTAAAATTGACTTTGTGTCAGCTATGGTGGAGACATTGAGATTGAGAGCTAGCGCGTGGCAGAAAGAACGAGGACATGAATTCTTGTATGATGGTGTAAGCACCTAACTCGAATTTGTTAAAGCAATATTAAGCAAGATTAACCCTGCATCCACATTCTGCAGCTGCCTCAACTCTTGGAAGTTGGTGATAGCACTCTTCTATTGTTACTTATCCCTTCAGTTTCGCTTTCCAGGTACCCGTTCTTTCTATGCTTGAGCAGTATTGTGTTCTAAAGCAGGAGAGGGAGCTTGAGCGTCAGAGGCAGAGGGTATGAATTTTTCACTTGATTACACATGAAACGACTGCTGTGTATTAGTTGCTTATATGATTCTTCTTTTTATTCAAGGACCAGAAGAAGCTTCAGGGACAGTTGATGGTGGAGCAAGAAGCACTTTTTGGTTCAATACCTAGTCCTTCAAAGAGTGCAAAGAAGAATTTTAGACCATCAATGGGAGGTTTGACCAATAAAAGACTTTCGCTCGGAGGATCAATGCTTCAAACCTCATATTCTGGTAAAGCTGCACCATCCTCTCGACTGTCTAGCTCGTTGAAACAGCAAACTCCCCAAAGTGGTAGGCTTGTGAATCCTATCCTCTAGTGTATCTGAATTTACTCTTCCACCAAAAATTGTTGTATACTCGTTTCTATACGTGTTTATTGAGCTTTTTCGGCTTCTAAGTTGGACCGAGCTATTGATATTCAAATTGTCTGACGTGAATTTTTGTTGCAGGCAGGAGAGATAGTATCTTGGCACCAAGAAAGCAGCAAGGAAGCCTCTATCTCCCTTATACACCTAGAATTGAATCAGCGCAGACAAGGAAGGCCCTTTTAAATCCACCTAGAACTGAATCAGCACAGACAAGGAAGAAGGCACTTTTAAATCCACCTAAAACTGAATCAGCACAGATAAGGAAGGCCCCGTTAAATCCACCTAGAACTGTATCAGCACAGACAAGGAAGCCTCTATCTCCCTTATCGTCGCTGTTATCATCAAATGCGAGCACCATCAATATTCAGAATCAGACCCTAAAGAGCGGGGAAGTCAAGGAAACACTGTATTTGAACAAAACTCCAGTTACGACTCCAACCAAAATTGCCTCTGCTGAAGGAAGACTCAAAGAAACAGTGTCTTTGAACAGAACTCCAATTATGactccaacaaagattgcctCTGCTATTGAAGGAAGTATTACCCCAAAAACATTGCCCATTCCAATGCCAGCAACTCCTTCCTCAGTTTCCACTGCCATGCAGACTGCAATGACCCCGGCCAGTCGCCATGTTTCTGCCTGTGCTGATGATATCGAGTACTCATTCGAGGAGAGAAGAGCCTGTTACGATTCATTGCCACATGCCAAGGTCATTAACAAATGCTTGGTTTAGCAGTACTACTAGTATCAATGGATTTTCTTGGTGCTAGTAGGTAGTAAAAGCATTCTACTCATCTGGTTTTACCCAATGCCTTTTCCTTTTTGCATACGATTGACTCAACGTGGTTCGACTCTTCCTCGAACCCTGCACATAGTGAGAGCTTTGTGCATTTAACTGTGCTTTTTCTTTTAGTCATTTGTATAGATGCAAGGTGAAAGAGAGATgctgttttctttgttttgatgATGTGGTGGTGTGAATTTAACCAATGTTCTCAGTAAGTCCTCCAGTACCAAAGAATATGAGACTTTGCTTTTCCAAGGGTCAAAGTTACTTTTGAGAGAATCCATTTTTTGCTGGTACGTCTCTGTGAATTTTGAATTGCTTCAATTGGTAGCTAAAATATGAAACTCTTGCAACACATCCTAAGTCAAGGTCAAGTATCTTTTGATTCAAGCTTGTCCAGTCCATCAATTTTCAAAACAGGAAAAAAGCACCAAATGGAAAAAGAAGGATCATAGTTTAAATTTGACAACAATTTAATATCAACTTTCTGTATTACCTTTAATGGAAAGTTTCTATAGTCACCACTCACCACCAACGGATGTGGTATAGTGGGTGGATTTGCTCATCTTTAACTAGAGTTCTCGAGTTCAAGTCTTGGATATGAGAAATGGAGAGTGCTACTCCCCAAATGGAGTCCAACCTGATGCAAATTCGAAATAATTAGGCTTCAATACGTATACGGAACTCGGAtggaaaatttttaaaaaaaaattatagtctCATAGGAAAGTATTGAGAGGTGTCCCTTCAGGACATCCAATAAAATTGGAACGATATAGAGAAATTAAATACTGATCGGTGTTAAATGAACAAACGATGGAGAAATGATTTTCTagttctttataatttttttagttttataacCATTTTATCagatattcttatttttacaagatatgaaaatattattttctttttgttcaaATGGTAAAAAGGTAAGAGATCACATTTACAATGAATTTCCTTTACCAACCAATCTATTTATTCCAACAGccaaaaaaatgtcaaaagaaGGGGAAAACCCAATAATTTATGCTTTTGACTAATGAAGGAGCAAGGGAGACTCATATTTCAGCAACTGGGGCATGACTGCCTCCAAAAAGCCTGAAAGGTCCCACCAATGCCCTTTTAcctttttgattttttcaaCACAGTATCTTAATTGGATTTTGCATTGCACTTGTGATTGAAACTTTTTTAAGTTttgcaataaataaataaatggaaCAATTTTAGAAAGCATTCATCTGTTTGAATTAATGTGGAAATACCATTGAAGAACACTAACTTCTGTTGTTTATTTAGctcattcaaaatattttggtaTCCATGGATTATATGCTAGAGATAGACCGAAGAAGAATTAAATGATGTAATTAGACAGAATATGACATATTTTAAACTAAGGACATAATCATTGACATGAAAGTATAGATGTCgaaaattttatgataaaagGATTATAAGATAATAGTCTTCTCTCCTCATCTTTCTCCCCGTTTGATAGTATTAGTTAGTATTTCACGTAAGATCTTATCCTTCGATTTTTACTAGTGTATCTGTTGTTTATTTGTTGTGTGCTTCTTGCTATTATGTTGtcgttattttttttcttctaattttctattttgattgttttACTTTTGAGCCGTGGATATTAACTTTGAATAATAGGATATGCAAGAtgttaaaatatgttaaattacATTGGTgatataaaagttaattatttgaattattaatgtatattccttttattttatattaattaaatttttgaagctttttttataatttaaaataagtgaattgtttaaagtttaaaataaatatttgatttcCTTTTTGTCCTTCATTTACATTTTTAGGTGATAAATTCAAGAGAGTTAATTGCTCatatttatacttttattttaaattatttctattttcaaaaataatttgataattactaaaaagataaaagagaaAAGTGATGTTGAATTTATATCCTAAATTTTTTACTTAATAAATGTGTATTGTCTTGTCATAGtgcattatttttgaaatactttattctattattagtatattaaaatttaaactcttcaatttattAAAAAGATCACTCTAGATTGAAAACGTGATATAGCCGCCTTTTTGACAGAAAAAAATGTAGGGTTTAAAAGTTTCATTGACTATTGggtttagattttttttatttttgatccAAAATATTAGGGAATTGTTATTTAGTGCGTAACTTATGGATTAAGCCACTGTCAATTAGATTCACAAAATCTATATAATTGATTACTATCACAATTATAAGAATTGTTGTTCCTATATTGAGCTTGTTATATCAGATAGAATAATTATATCGATTAAAAAGTTACATTTTAATTGTATGACtgtatttaaataaataataggcGAATATTAATTGTTCAACATATATTGTATCAGCTGaaaatacatgaaaatattgtaTCAACgcgcatatatatattatgttctataaaatagtaaatacaatctaaatatttacatatctcgtgttttttccttttaaaaaaaccTTTAGTTGaatcttttcttattttgcaaatttttgaaaaatacatgGGCGGATTTCATTGGACTTTTTAATACTGAATTTTTACATTTTTGAATTCTGAGGTACATGTAAATAGGAGGTCAAAATACATTAGTTTAACATAAACAGTTAAGAATATTATAACATATGTtagattttaattattattgttgttgttgtttttaattcttttatatattattattcataattttacATTTAACACAGTGTAAATAATTGTGTCGTCGaccttttttttcaagtttatttaGATACTAACCTTATATGAGTTTCATTTTTTACCAATTAACAACATGAAAAATGTCATTCTTCAATACTATTTAATTATCTTTACTATGTTGTAATAGATAATCCCtccatctcaatttatatgacaccttttgaattttaaaaattatataatttttttatttaatcataatattttaatatttctttttaatattttgaactataacttataatattttcacttaattttaaatatataaatttatttttaaacaatTAACTATCTAAATTTactatcaaaattaaaaatttgattcTTGAAAATCGAAAAATATTacataattaaaacaaaagaaagtaCCATATAGTGACGTGTTGTGTGTTAGAAAGATAAAGATTTGAGCTACTTTCAAGATCTTATAGATTTTATTGAGAGGTAATTTTTTATGTCACGTATAATTGAAAGGTAAATTTGAACAAT
This window encodes:
- the LOC129886669 gene encoding 65-kDa microtubule-associated protein 3 isoform X1, whose protein sequence is MHNRQSEKPLHMETTCGSLLSEMQRIWDEMGEPDIERDKMLFELQQECLEVYRRKVNQASRCRAQLQQAVADSEAELAKICVALGEQSSYAMQSSRSLKEELEAIKPKLEEMKRRRSERKNQFAAVVNQIQSISKELCLHFQENAGMSVIDENDLSVKRLEEMQNYLLALQKEKSDRLKLLVDHLTTINSLCVVLGVDYKQTIAEVDSTLDDSRVLKKISKDMIFMLSAMINRLEELKKQKLLKLQDLATTLIELWNLMDTPPEEQQKFHDFTRHIAASENEINEPNVLSANSLQHAESEVSRLQAMKSTKMKEVLLRKRLELEEICRKAHLVIETKSSVDFSVEAIESGAIDPSYLLEQIEVQISKVKEEAFSRREILEKLEKWLAACDEECWLEEYSRDENRYHGGKGTHRNLKRAEKARVLVNKIPAMVETLRLRASAWQKERGHEFLYDGVPVLSMLEQYCVLKQERELERQRQRDQKKLQGQLMVEQEALFGSIPSPSKSAKKNFRPSMGGLTNKRLSLGGSMLQTSYSGKAAPSSRLSSSLKQQTPQSGRRDSILAPRKQQGSLYLPYTPRIESAQTRKALLNPPRTESAQTRKKALLNPPKTESAQIRKAPLNPPRTVSAQTRKPLSPLSSLLSSNASTINIQNQTLKSGEVKETLYLNKTPVTTPTKIASAEGRLKETVSLNRTPIMTPTKIASAIEGSITPKTLPIPMPATPSSVSTAMQTAMTPASRHVSACADDIEYSFEERRACYDSLPHAKVINKCLV
- the LOC129886669 gene encoding 65-kDa microtubule-associated protein 3 isoform X2: MHNRQSEKPLHMETTCGSLLSEMQRIWDEMGEPDIERDKMLFELQQECLEVYRRKVNQASRCRAQLQQAVADSEAELAKICVALGEQSSYAMQSSRSLKEELEAIKPKLEEMKRRRSERKNQFAAVVNQIQSISKELCLHFQENAGMSVIDENDLSVKRLEEMQNYLLALQKEKSDRLKLLVDHLTTINSLCVVLGVDYKQTIAEVDSTLDDSRVLKKISKDMIFMLSAMINRLEELKKQKLLKLQDLATTLIELWNLMDTPPEEQQKFHDFTRHIAASENEINEPNVLSANSLQHAESEVSRLQAMKSTKMKEVLLRKRLELEEICRKAHLVIETKSSVDFSVEAIESGAIDPSYLLEQIEVQISKVKEEAFSRREILEKLEKWLAACDEECWLEEYSRDENRYHGGKGTHRNLKRAEKARVLVNKIPAMVETLRLRASAWQKERGHEFLYDGVPVLSMLEQYCVLKQERELERQRQRKKLQGQLMVEQEALFGSIPSPSKSAKKNFRPSMGGLTNKRLSLGGSMLQTSYSGKAAPSSRLSSSLKQQTPQSGRRDSILAPRKQQGSLYLPYTPRIESAQTRKALLNPPRTESAQTRKKALLNPPKTESAQIRKAPLNPPRTVSAQTRKPLSPLSSLLSSNASTINIQNQTLKSGEVKETLYLNKTPVTTPTKIASAEGRLKETVSLNRTPIMTPTKIASAIEGSITPKTLPIPMPATPSSVSTAMQTAMTPASRHVSACADDIEYSFEERRACYDSLPHAKVINKCLV